A window of the Longimicrobiaceae bacterium genome harbors these coding sequences:
- a CDS encoding PfkB family carbohydrate kinase, producing the protein MSLLVVGSVALDTVETPFGRADDALGGSATFFSAAASLFCPVQLVGVVGDDYPTDALGFLSERGVDLRGLERAPGESFRWSGVYSYDLNSRETLETRLGVFADFAPKIPAEFRNAEWVFLGNIDPELQLGVLDQVRSPKFVACDTMNLWIDIKRDRLLDLLKRVDLLLVNDAEARQLSGDHNLARAAKFIQSQGPRYLIIKKGEHGAMLFTPNSVFFAPGYPLDEVFDPTGAGDSFAGGFMGHLAGCGRHDDGDLRRAVIYGSVLGSYACERFSVERLKDLTPEEIEERVRHFREMTMFELPLEAGAGV; encoded by the coding sequence ATGTCCCTTCTCGTTGTCGGCAGCGTCGCCCTCGACACCGTCGAGACCCCGTTCGGCCGCGCGGACGACGCCCTCGGCGGCTCCGCCACCTTCTTCTCCGCCGCGGCGTCGCTGTTCTGCCCGGTACAGCTCGTCGGCGTGGTCGGCGACGACTACCCCACCGACGCGCTCGGCTTCCTGTCCGAACGGGGGGTGGACCTCCGCGGCCTGGAGCGGGCACCCGGGGAAAGCTTCCGCTGGTCCGGCGTCTACAGCTACGACCTGAACAGCCGCGAGACGCTGGAGACCCGGCTGGGCGTCTTCGCCGACTTCGCGCCCAAGATCCCCGCGGAGTTCCGCAACGCGGAGTGGGTGTTCCTGGGGAACATCGACCCGGAGCTGCAGCTCGGAGTCCTGGACCAGGTGCGCAGCCCCAAGTTCGTGGCCTGCGACACCATGAACCTGTGGATCGACATCAAGCGCGACCGCCTCCTCGACCTGCTCAAGCGGGTGGACCTGCTCCTGGTCAACGACGCCGAGGCGCGCCAGCTCTCCGGCGACCACAACCTGGCCCGCGCGGCGAAGTTCATCCAGTCGCAGGGGCCGCGCTACCTGATCATCAAGAAGGGCGAGCACGGGGCGATGCTCTTCACCCCCAACTCGGTCTTCTTCGCGCCCGGGTACCCGCTGGACGAGGTGTTCGACCCCACCGGGGCCGGCGACTCCTTCGCGGGCGGCTTCATGGGGCACCTGGCCGGGTGCGGCCGCCATGACGACGGCGACCTGCGCCGGGCGGTGATCTACGGCTCGGTGCTGGGCTCCTACGCCTGCGAGCGCTTCTCCGTGGAGCGCCTCAAGGACCTCACCCCCGAGGAGATCGAGGAGCGGGTGCGGCACTTCCGCGAGATGACCATGTTCGAGCTCCCGCTGGAGGCCGGCGCCGGTGTCTGA
- the purM gene encoding phosphoribosylformylglycinamidine cyclo-ligase: MSDSGLSYRDAGVDIDAAHRAMRGVAELVRSTATADTLSELGSFGGLYRVPGDVRKPVLVASTDGVGTKLKIAFLAGRHGTVGEDLVNHCVNDVLVQGARPLFFLDYVGVGRLEPGTVEAVVEGVARGCRANGCALLGGETAEMPDFYAPGEYDIAGTIVGVVEEDGVIDGSGIRPGDAIVALASSGLHTNGYSLARRVVFERMGLAVDSEFPGEGETVADVLLRVHRSYLRALLPPIRRGEVRGLAHVTGGGLVDNVPRVLPEGVDARFDTASWEVPNVFRVLQREGGVEREEMFRAFNMGVGMVAVAPADRADALVRELNGAGESAWIAGEIVPGERKTVLD, translated from the coding sequence GTGTCTGATTCCGGGCTGTCGTACCGCGACGCCGGCGTCGACATCGACGCGGCGCACCGCGCCATGCGCGGCGTCGCGGAGCTGGTCCGCTCCACCGCGACCGCCGACACCCTTTCCGAGCTGGGCTCCTTCGGCGGGCTGTACCGCGTCCCCGGCGACGTCCGGAAGCCGGTGCTGGTGGCGAGCACGGACGGCGTGGGGACCAAGCTGAAGATCGCCTTCCTCGCCGGCCGGCACGGCACGGTGGGGGAGGACCTGGTCAACCACTGCGTCAACGACGTCCTGGTACAGGGCGCCCGCCCGCTCTTCTTCCTGGACTACGTGGGCGTGGGCCGGCTGGAGCCGGGTACGGTGGAGGCGGTCGTGGAGGGCGTCGCCCGCGGTTGCCGCGCCAACGGGTGCGCGCTCTTGGGCGGGGAGACGGCGGAGATGCCCGACTTCTACGCCCCGGGCGAGTACGACATCGCCGGGACCATCGTCGGCGTGGTGGAGGAGGACGGGGTGATCGACGGCTCCGGGATCCGCCCCGGCGACGCCATCGTCGCCCTGGCCTCGTCCGGGCTGCACACCAACGGCTACTCGCTCGCCCGGCGGGTGGTCTTCGAGCGCATGGGGCTCGCGGTGGACTCGGAGTTCCCCGGAGAGGGGGAGACCGTCGCCGACGTGCTCCTGCGCGTGCACCGCTCCTACCTCCGCGCGCTCCTCCCGCCGATCCGGCGCGGGGAGGTCCGCGGGCTCGCCCACGTCACCGGCGGCGGGCTGGTGGACAACGTCCCCCGCGTCCTCCCGGAGGGCGTGGACGCCCGCTTCGACACCGCCTCGTGGGAGGTGCCGAACGTCTTCCGCGTCCTGCAGCGCGAGGGCGGCGTGGAGCGGGAGGAGATGTTCCGCGCCTTCAACATGGGCGTGGGGATGGTGGCCGTGGCCCCCGCCGACCGCGCGGACGCGCTGGTGCGCGAGCTGAACGGGGCGGGGGAGAGCGCCTGGATCGCCGGGGAGATCGTCCCCGGCGAGCGGAAGACGGTCCTCGACTGA